Proteins encoded by one window of Antechinus flavipes isolate AdamAnt ecotype Samford, QLD, Australia chromosome 4, AdamAnt_v2, whole genome shotgun sequence:
- the LOC127561014 gene encoding putative uncharacterized protein ZNRD1-AS1 isoform X2 yields the protein MAKKLQKEQELNYPETIIAPEKKERSKSVRSSVEIRTNGLPKSSNILPDSEWVKLSPQEKLSWAKSTQDPRIAIGHQSPLEKKIVSLGGLHTPAARNLLVQRYKEEHETLSKEKAMSFDYRLAKAENYYYTRIMEMMEEQNEFKKPQIEPVKIPKSQKSSKIKEWDYLVPKRELKHIKSHILRTEQARYSKDIKYKSLPQSSSKTHFPLILFSENKKNDIKKTPSMRKHIRESDQKQQMKEHLERMNRGREFSEERIKERLSIRIPSHPPPFQKQMKKKSRKTFEWSIAYPLLQPQDTSPIKVDVLMEESSEKKDVGKIKQISRPFLTIPSLLRSHLEKMKHY from the exons AGATCTAGTGTGGAAATAAGGACTAATGGACTACCAAAATCTAGCAACATACTGCCAGACTCAGAATGGGTAAAACTTAGTCCTCAAGAGAA ATTATCCTGGGCAAAAAGTACCCAAGACCCTCGTATTGCCATAGGTCATCAATCcccactagaaaaaaaaattgtg AGTTTAGGTGGTTTACAtactccagcagcaagaaatCTGTTAGTTCAAAGATATAAAGAGGAACATGAAACACTTTCTAAAGAAAAGGCTATGTCTTTTGATTACCGACTTGCTAAAGCAGAGAATTACTACTATACAAGAATAATGGAAATGATGGAAGAACAGAATGAATTTAAGAAGCCCCAAATAGAGCCAGTAAAAATACCAAAAAGCCAGAAAAGCTCAAAAATTAAAGAATGGGACTATTTAGTACCAAAGAGAGAGTTAAAACATATAAAGAGTCATATACTCAGAACAGAACAGGCCAGATAtagtaaagatataaaatataaatcattgcCCCAAAGTtcaagcaaaacacattttcccctaattctattttctgaaaataaaaagaatgacatCAAGAAGACCCCATCCATGAGAAAGCATATAAGAGAGTCGGACCAGAAGCAGCAAATGAAAGAACATCTAGAACGAATGAATAGAGGTAGAGAATTTAGTGAGGAAAGGATCAAGGAAAGACTTTCTATAAGAATCCCAAGTCATCCTCCTCCATTTCAAAAGCAGATGAAGAAGAAGAGCCGTAAAACATTTGAATGGAGTATTGCTTATCCACTTCTCCAGCCTCAAGATACAAGTCCAATTAAAGTGGATGTCCTTATGGAAGAATCATCAGAGaaaaaggatgtgggaaaaattaaacaaattagtAGACCATTTTTGACTATTCCTTCACTTTTGAGGAGTCACTTagaaaaaatgaagcattattaa